Proteins from one Cicer arietinum cultivar CDC Frontier isolate Library 1 chromosome 3, Cicar.CDCFrontier_v2.0, whole genome shotgun sequence genomic window:
- the LOC101505200 gene encoding AP-3 complex subunit mu, with translation MLQCIFLLSDSGEVILEKQLTGHRVDRSICNWFWDHAISQPDSFKQQPVIASPTHYLFQVFRQGITFLACTQVEMPPLMAIEFLCRVADVLNEYLGGLNEDSIKDNFVIVYELLDEMIDNGFPLTTEPNILQEMIALPNIVSKVLSVVTGSSSNVSDTLPGSTASCVPWRTADPKYANNEVYVDLVEQMDATINRDGVLVKCEINGEVQVNSHITGLPDLTLSFANPSILDDVRFHPCVRFRPWESNQILSFVPPDGQFKLMNYRVRKLKSTPIYVKPQLTSDSGRCRLNVMVGMRNDPGKTVDSVNVQFQLPPCILSADLTSTHGTVNVLSNKTCTWSIGRIPKDKAPSMSGTLVLETGLERLHVFPTFQVDFRIMGVALSGLQIDKLDLKTVPYRFYKGFRALTRAGEFEVRS, from the exons ATGTTGCAGTGCATATTTCTTCTCTCCGATTCCGG AGAGGTCATTCTAGAGAAACAACTCACCGGTCACCGTGTAGATCGGTCAATATGTAACTGGTTTTGGGACCACGCTATTTCCCAACCCGATTCCTTCAAGCAACAACCCGTCATTGCTTCTCCTACACATTATCTTTTTCAAGTTTTTCGTCAAGGAATCACTTTTTTGGCTTGTACTCAAGTTGAAATGCCCCCTTTGATGGCCATTGAG TTTCTTTGTAGGGTAGCTGATGTTCTCAATGAATATCTTGGAGGATTGAATGAAGATTCAATCAAAGACAACTTTGTTATTGTCTATGAG CTGCTTGATGAGATGATAGACAATGGCTTCCCACTAACTACGGAACCAAATATCCTGCAAGAGATGATAGCTCTGCCAAATATTGTTAGCAAAGTCTTGAGTGTTGTGACTGGCAGCAGCTCCAATGTGAGCGACACGCTTCCAGGCAGTACAGCATCTTGTGTTCCCTGGAGAACAGCTGATCCTAAGTATGCCAATAATGAAGTTTATGTAGATCTTGTTGAACAAATGGATGCCACAATAAACAG GGATGGTGTTCTGGTGAAATGTGAGATTAATGGTGAGGTTCAAGTAAATTCCCACATCACAGGTCTACCTGATTTAACTCTTTCATTTGCGAATCCTTCAATCCTTGATGATGTGAGGTTCCACCCCTGTGTTAGATTTCGGCCTTGGGAATCCAATCAAATTCTTTCATTTGTCCCTCCTGACGGACAATTTAAGCTAATGAATTACAG aGTTAGAAAATTGAAGAGCACCCCAATATATGTAAAGCCACAGTTGACTTCAGACAGTGGGAGATGCCGTCTTAATGTAATGGTTGGCATGAGAAATGATCCTGGAAAGACGGTTGATTCAGTTAATGTTCAGTTTCAGCTTCCTCCTTGTATCTTATCAGCTGATCTTACTTCAACTCATGGAACAGTGAACGTTCTTTCTAACAAG ACATGCACTTGGTCCATTGGCCGGATCCCAAAAGATAAAGCGCCTTCAATGTCTGGAACATTAGTGCTCGAGACTGGATTGGAACGCCTTCATGTCTTTCCCACATTTCAAGTGGACTTCAGGATTATGGGTGTCGCCCTCTCTGGTCTGCAAATAGACAAACTGGATCTGAAGACTGTACCCTACCGTTTCTACAAAGGTTTTCGAGCTCTTACCCGAGCAGGTGAATTTGAAGTTAGGTCATAA